In a genomic window of Procambarus clarkii isolate CNS0578487 chromosome 10, FALCON_Pclarkii_2.0, whole genome shotgun sequence:
- the LOC138363308 gene encoding germ cell nuclear acidic protein-like, whose amino-acid sequence MISSRLDYILSQCQSEVVEAVGEEVVEAVGEEVVEAVGEEVVEAVGEEVVEAVGEEVVEAVGEEVVEAVGEEVVEAVGEEVVEAVGEEVVEAVGEEVVEAVGEEVVEAVGEEVVEAVGEEVVEAVGEEVVEAVGEEVVEAVGEEVVEAVGEEVVEAVGEEVVEAVGEEVVEAVGEEVVEAVGEEVVEAVGEEVVEAVYKCIMQYNTIHFLGSCRIKCSFLTTTNDASKVQKMAAISLKHRL is encoded by the coding sequence ATGATTTCCTCAAGATTAGATTATATATTGTCTCAGTGTCAGAGCGAAGTAGTGGAGGCAGTAGGGGAGGAAGTAGTGGAGGCAGTAGGGGAGGAAGTAGTGGAGGCAGTAGGGGAGGAAGTAGTGGAGGCAGTAGGGGAGGAAGTAGTGGAGGCAGTAGGGGAGGAAGTAGTGGAGGCAGTAGGGGAGGAAGTAGTGGAGGCAGTAGGGGAGGAAGTAGTGGAGGCAGTAGGGGAGGAAGTAGTGGAGGCAGTAGGGGAGGAAGTAGTGGAGGCAGTAGGGGAGGAAGTAGTGGAGGCAGTAGGGGAGGAAGTAGTGGAGGCAGTAGGGGAGGAAGTAGTGGAGGCAGTAGGGGAGGAAGTAGTGGAGGCAGTAGGGGAGGAAGTAGTGGAGGCAGTAGGGGAGGAAGTAGTGGAGGCAGTAGGGGAGGAAGTAGTGGAGGCAGTAGGGGAGGAAGTAGTGGAGGCAGTAGGGGAGGAAGTAGTGGAGGCAGTAGGGGAGGAAGTAGTGGAGGCAGTAGGGGAGGAAGTAGTGGAGGCAGTAGGGGAGGAAGTAGTGGAGGCAGTAGGGGAGGAAGTAGTGGAGGCAGTCTACAAATGTATAATGCAATATAACACAATTCATTTTCTTGGGTCGTGCCGGATTAAGTGTAGTTTCCTAACGACTACTAACGACGCCTCCAAGGTTCAGAAAATGGCTGCTATTTCCCTCAAACATCGACTTTGA